The Oncorhynchus keta strain PuntledgeMale-10-30-2019 chromosome 28, Oket_V2, whole genome shotgun sequence DNA segment TTACATCAAATTTAAaacatctagcctggtcccagattggtTTGTGCTGTTTTGCTACTTTACACAGTATAAACAGACCTGGAACCAGGCTATAGAATGTCAGCCTTTAAAACAACACAACAGACCTGGAACCAGGCTATAGATGGTCAGCCTTTAAAACAACACAACATACCTGGAACCAGGCTATAGAATGTCAGCCTTTAAAACAACACAACAGACCTGGAACCAGGCTATAGAATGTCAGCCTTTAAAACAACACAACAGACCTGGAACCAGGCTATAGAATGTCAGCCTTTAAAACAACACAACAGACCTGGAACCAGGCTATAGAATGTCAGCCTTTAAAACAACACAACAGACCTGGAACCAGGCTATAGAATGTCAGCCTTTAAAACAACACAACAGACCTGGAACCAGGCTATAGAATGTCAGCCTTTAAAACAACACAACAGACCTGGAACCAGGCTATAGAATGTCAGCCTTCAAAACAACACAACAGACCTGGAACCAGGCTATAGAATGTCAGCCTTTAAAACAACACAACAGACCTGGTTCCAGGCTTTAGAATGTCAGCCTTCAAAACAACACAACAGACCTGGAACCAGGCTATAGAATGTCAGCCTTTAAAACAACACAACAGACCTGGTTCTTATTCCATTATTGTCGAGTCCCTTGTGTACAccgtttacagtaccagtcaaaaaggtttggacacagcaacactgtcatcaaggcaaaccagtggctactttgaagaatctcaaatataaaaatatatttttgatttgtttaacacgtttttgttactacatgattccatatgtgttatttcatagttttgatgtcttcactattattgtaaaatgtagaaaatggttTAAAAACAAATAATAAGAATGAATGAGAATGAGTAGGTTTTCTAAAACTGATACATGGGGCGTATAAGCACTCATAACACCTTTAGAAGTGCTTATAACAGCTAAACTACTGCAGTTTAGTGACTGAcagtagggttaggggtcaattccattttcaATCTGTAAAATCTTAGAAGAGAAAATAGAATTCATTaatagaaaataaaaaacattctCATTTCATTCTGTTCGGGGTTTTTTTCTCAACCCCTGATAAACTGAATTGACCCCAGCCAGGCCAGGAACAGGAAGTGATGAAGTTCAGGGTTAGTCTACTCTTAACTGTCTTGTTGTTGAAGACAACAGAACATTGGGTCTACAAACACAGTAACTGTTTAGTCTACTACATGGCTGGCTGCTCAGACTGGTTTTCCTGTGGGACTCTTTAGAAGCATACTACTGCACAACACTCATCTATCTATACAACATGTCTACCAATGAAAAGTGCTGCACTAtcatgtatcccaaatggcaccgtatttcCTATATACTGCACTCCAGTAGTATCcagatgtagggaataggttgctatTCGGGATACACAGACAGTTAATCTTGCTGTTTCAACACAGAATAATGCCATCCCTTTTTGTTTTGCAGAGTTTCACAAAAGCTGAGGTCtcatcatacatacatacaaataaTGGTTTTTAATTGAATATTTGTTTTTAATTGAATATTTGTTTTTAATTGAATATTTGTTTTTAATGAATATTTGTTTTTAATTGAATATTTGTTTTTAATTGAATATTTGTTTTTAATTGAATATTTGTGGCTTTCTGAACACAGCATCTGCTGTTTCATTGAAACAATATTCCCCAACTCCGGTTTCCTGTTCTGTGATAAAGATCCAGGGATGGACAACTCCTGAAAATAACAGACGTAAAAATAGGTTCATGTCTATTTTAACGTGTTTCATCTGCGATTCTGACAGGATTTCTGGAACCTTACTGCCAGGATTTCTGGAACCTTACTGCCAGGATTTCTGGAACCTTACTGCCAGGATTTCTAGAAACTTACTGCCAGGATTTCTAGAACCTTCCTGCAAGGATTTCTGGAACCTTCCTGCCAGGATTTCTGGAACCTTCCTGACAGGATTTCTGGAACCTTCCTGCCAGGATTTCTGGAACCTTCCTGACAGGATTTCTGGAACCTTACTGCCAGGATTTCTGGAACCTTCCTGACAGGATTTCTGGAACCTTACTGCCAGGATTTCTGGAACCTTACtgccaggatttctggaaaacctggggaCTGGAATTTTGCAAATCCTCGACTAAACTAAGACCTTTGACCACAACTCTGTGATTGATGGACGGGGCCATAGTATGTGGAGGCTCCACCCCAGTCCTCTAATAGGCCTTAAGTCGTGGTCCAGATTAACTACATTgcagactgactgatctacaaataaccTTGTGTCTTAAACAATTACTAGGAGCCAGGGTCTTGGAGCTAGGGTCTAGGAGCCAGGGTCTAGGAGCTAGGGTCTAGGAGCCAGGGTCTAGGAGCTAGGGTCTAGGAGCTAGGGTCTAGAAGCTAGGGTCTACGAGCTAGGGTCTAGGAGCCAGGGTCTAGAAGCTAGGTTCTAGGAGCCAGGGTCTAGGAGCCAGGGTCTAGGAGCCAGGGTCTAGGAGCCAGGGTCTAGGAGCTAGGGTCTAGGAGCCAGGGTCTAGGAGCCAGGGTCTAGGAGCCAGGGTCTAGGAGCCAGGGTCTAGGAGCCAGGGTCTAGGAGCTAGGGTAgggtttaggagctagggtttaGGAGCCAGGGTCTAGGGAAGGGtctcccaaactcggtcctcaggATCCTAAAGGaagcacattttggtttttgccctggcACTACACAGTGGAATGAAATACTCAATTAACCATAacgctttgatcatttgaatcagtgtagtgttagggcacaaaccaaaacgtgcaccctaTTGGGATCGAGTGTGGGAAATGCTGGTCTAGGGGTTGGTTTTGGACTCAGCCCAGTCACAGGCTTTCCTCCATGCATGAAGCTGCTCTTGCCTAGCAGTGTAAGGGGTAGGGTCCTTTAACTCAAGTCACAAGTCCTCCTCCATGCTGAAGCTGCTCCTGCGGCTGGAGGTCTTGGAGACTcctggggagatggaggagagcagGGGCTCTCGGGCCCACACCGGGGACATCCCTATCCCCCCATGGTCCATCAAGATGTCCCCAAGACCCATGTCCGGTAGCAGGGAGGAGTGGAAGGCTGCGGCAGACGGGTCGTCCAGCTCAGAGAAGCCCAGAGGAGAAGCCATGTTCATCAGGCCAACCGGTGAGGCcgaggggggtggagacagaaaggagggggaggtggCCTGAAGGCCTGGGCCACCACTCAGGGAGAGGAGGGTCTTGGAGAGGGCGTCGCCCGTGCTGGGGTCCAGGGATTGTGATAGGCTgaggtgtgaggaggaggagcccTGGGAGGAGGAGGCGGGGGTGGAGAGGCCGTGGAGGCAGGCCTGCATCTCTAGCTCCTGTAGAGAGATACAACAACGGTCGAAACTTCAGTTTAGTTCATGAAACCATTTTTAAAACAATTTGCGTCATGCCTAAGAAAAGCCCTTAGATGTGCATTACTCATGATAATGCATATATTCTCATGCCTTAATGCTTAATTAATGTACAGTAGAAATAGTAGAGGGATCCTAGCACACTGCCCTGGGGGACGCCACAGATTATTGATTTCGCCTGAGGCAATTTACTTCTAGCACTTCCAAAGAAACAAGATCATTCCAACATCACACATAAGTAACTACCAGCCTTCCTTGCAGCATACTGATTGACTACCAGCCTTCCCTGCAGCATACTGATTGACTACCAGCCTTCCTTGCAGCATACTGATTGACTACCAGCCTTCCTTGCAGCATACTGATTGACTACCAGCCTTCCCTGCAGCATACTGATTGACTACCAGCCTTCCGTGCAGCATACTGATTGACTACCAGCCTTCCTTGCAGCATACTGATTGACTACCAGCCTTCCGTGCAGCATACTGATTGACTACCAGCCTTCACTGCAGCATACTGATTGACTACCAGCCTTCCTTGCAGCATACTGATTGACTACCAGCCTTCCCTGCAGCATACTGATTGACTACCAGCCTTCCGTGCAGCATACTGATTGACTACCAGCCTTCCTTGCAGCATACTGATTGACTACCAGCCTTCCGTGCAGCATACTGATTGACTACCAGCCTTCACTGCAGCATACTGATTGACTACCAGCCTTCCTTGCAGCATACTGATTGACTACCAGCCTTCCTTGCAGCATACTGATTGACTACCAGCCTTCCGTGCAGCATACTGATTGACTACCAGCCTTCCTTGCAGCATACTGATTGCCTACCAGCCTTCCGTGCAGCATACTTACCAGCCTTCCTTGCAGCATACTGATTGACTACCAGCCTTCCGTGAAGCATACTGATTGCCTGTTTGACTTTATTGTCCTAACCTGTATAGGTAGCAGTAGGTTACTGTCAGTATTACCTGTATAGGTAGGTTACTGTCAGTATTACCTGTATAGGTAGCAGTAGGTTACTGTCAGTATTACCTGTATAGGTAGGTTACTGTCAGTATTACCTGTACAGGTAGGTTACTGTCAGTATTACCTGTATAGGTAGGTTACTGTCAGTATTACCTGTATAGGTAGGTTACTGTCAGTATTACCTGTATAGGTAGGTTACTGTCAGTATTACCTGTATAGGTAGGTTACTGTCAGTATTACCTGTATAGGTAGGTTACTGTCAGTATTACCTGTATAGGTAGGTTACTGTCAGTATTACCTGTATAGGTAGGTTACTGTCAGTATTACCTGTATAGGTAGGTTACTGTCAGTATTACCTGTATAGGTAGGTTACTGTCAGTATTACCTGTATAGGTAGGTTACTGTCAGTATTACCTGTATAGGTAGGTTACTGTCAGTATTACCTGTATAGGTAGGTTACTGTCAGTATTACCTGTATACGTAGCAGTAGGCTGCGGTTGCTGTGCTCCAGTTTCCTCTGTCTGGTCTCCACCTCCTTGGCTCTCTGCTGCTCCTTCTGCAGCCTCCTAATGTAGTCCACAGACGCCTTCAGGATGGTGCCCTTGTTCCAACGCGTCTCCCTGTCTCCGTAGCAGGGGGATCAGTGAGGAGAAAGGAACAGCGGCATGATTAGATACGAATAGTAGCGGGGGGGGTCAGTGAGGAGAAAGGAACAGCGGCATGATTAGATACGAATAGTAGCGGGGGGGTCAGTGAGGAGAAAGGAACAGCGGCATGATTAGATACTATGTTGTAGCAGGGGGTCAGTGAGGAGAAAGGAACAGCGGCATGATTAGATACTATGTTGTAGCAGGGGGGATCAGTGAGGAGAAAGGAACAGCGGCATGATTAGATACGAATAGTAGCGGGGGGTCAGTGAGGAGAAAGGAACAGCGGCATGATTAGATACTATGTTGTAGCAGGGGGTCAGTGAGGAGAAAGGAACAGCGGCATGATTAGATACTATGTTGTAGCAGGGGGTCAGTGAGGAGAAAGGAACAGCGGCATGATTAGATACTATGTTGTAGCGGGGGGATCAGTGAGGAGAAAGGAACAGCGGCATGATTAGATACTATGTTGTAGCGGGGGGGTCAGTGAGGAGAAAGGAACAGCGGCATGATTAGATACTATGATGTAGCAGGGGGGTCAGTGAGGAGAAAGGAACAGCGGCATGATTAGATACTATGTTGTAGCAGGGGGGGGTCAGTGAGGAGAAAGGAACAGCGGCATGATTAGATACTATGTTGTAGCAGGGGGTCAGTGAGGAGAAAGGAACAGCGGCATGATTAGATACTATGTTGTAGCAGGGGGTCAGTGAGGAGAAAGGAACAGCGGCATGATTAGATACGAATAGTAGCGGGGGGGGTCAGTGAGGAGAAAGGAACAGCGGCATGATTAGATACGATGTAGTAGCAGGGGGGGTCAGTGAGGAGAAAGGAACAGCGGCATGATTAGATACGAATAGCGGGGGTCAGTGAGGAGAAAGGAACAGCGGCATGGGAATAGTAGCAGGGGGTCAGTGAGGAGAAAGGAACAGCGGCATGATTAGATACGAATAGTAGCGGGGGGGTCAGTGAGGAGAAAGGAACAGCGGCATGATTAGATACGAATAGTAGCGGGGGGGGTCAGTGAGGAGAAAGGAACAGCGGCATGATTAGATACGAATAGTAGCGGGGGGTCAGTGGGGAGAAAGGAACAGGGCATGATTAGATACTATGTTGTAGCAGGGGGGGTCAGTGAGGAGAAAGGAACAGCGGCATGATTAGATACTATGTTGTAGCAGGGGGGATCAGTGAGGAGAAAGGAACAGCGGCATGATTAAATACGAATAGTAGCGGGGGGGGTCAGTGAGGAGAAAGGAACAGCGGCATGATTAGATACGAATAGTAGCGGGGGGGGTCAGTGAGGAGAAAGGAACAGCGGCATGATTAGATACTATGTTGTAGCAGGGGGGATCAGTGAGGAGAAAGGAACAGCGGCATGATTAGATACGAATAGTAGCGGGGGGTCAGTGAGGAGAAAGGAACAGCATGAATAGTAGAGGGGGTCAGTGAAGGAACAGCGGCATGATTAGATACGAATAGTAGCGGGGGGTCAGTGAGGAGAAAGGAACAGCGGCATGATTAGATACGAATAGTAGCGGGGGGTCAGTGAGGAGAAAGGAACAGCGGCATGATTAGATACGAATAGTAGCGGGGGGTCAGTGAGGAGAAAGGAACAGCGGCATGATTAGATACTATGTTGTAGCAGGGGGGATCAGTGAGGAGAAAGGAACAGCGGCATGATTAGATACTATGTTGTAGCAGGGGGGATCAGTGAGGAGAAAGGAACAGCGGCATGATTAGATACGAATAGTAGCGGGGGGTCAGTGAGGAGAAAGGAACAGCGGCATGATTAGATACTATGTTGTAGCAGGGGGTCAGTGAGGAGAAAGGAACAGCGGCATGATTAGATACTATGTTGTAGCAGGGGGTCAGTGAGGAGAAAGGAACAGCGGCATGATTAGATACTATGTTGTAGCAGGGGGGATCAGTGAGGAGAAAGGAACAGCGGCATGATTAGATACTATGTTGTAGCAGGGGGTCAGTGAGGAGAAAGGAACAGCGGCATGATTAGATACTATGTTGTAGCAGGGGGGGTCAGTGAGGAGAAAGGAACAGCGGCATGATTAGATACTATGTTGTAGCAGGGGGTCAGTGAGGAGAAAGGAACAGCGGCATGATTAGATACTATGATGTAGCAGGGGGGGGTCAGTGAGGAGAAAGGAACAGCGGCATGATTAGATACTATGTTGTAGCAGGGGGTCAGTGAGGAGAAAGGAACAGCGGCATGATTAGATACGAATAGTAGCGGGGGGGTCAGTGAGGAGAAAGGAACAGCGGCATGATTTAGATACTCATGTTGATTAGCAGGGGGGTCAGTGAGGAGCGGCATGATTAGGAAGGGGGTCAGTGAGGAGAAAGGAACAGCGGCATGATTAGATACTATGTTGTAGCAGGGGGGTTCAGTGAGGAGAAAGGAACAGCGGCATGATTAGATACTATGTTGTAGCAGGGGGGGCCAGTTGGGAGAAAGGAACAGCGGCATGATTAGATACTATGTTGTAGCAGGGGGTCAGTGAGGAGAAAGGAACAGCGGCATGATTAGATACTATGTTGTAGCAGGGGGGGTCAGTGAGGAGAAAGGAACAGCGGCATGATTAGATACTATGTTGTAGCAGGGGGGTCAGTGAGGAGAAAGGAACAGCGGCATGATTAGATACTATGGGTAAGTAAGGGTCAGGGGTCATTTCTGTCCATAGGAACTCACGGGTCACTAGATTTGGGTGAGGGTAACTAAAGGTTAGGGTTCATTTCTGTCCATAGGAACTCACGGGTCACTAGATTTGGGTGAGGGTAACTAAAGGTTAGGGTTCATTTCTGTCCATAGGAACTCACGGGTCACTAGATTTGGGTGAGGGTAACTAAAGGTTAGGGTTCATTTCTGTCCATAGGAACTCACAGGTCACTAGGTTTGGGTAAGTAAGGGTCAGGGGTCATTTCTGTCCATAGGAACTCACAGGTCACTAGGTTTGGGTAAGTAAGGGTCAGGGGTCATTTCTGTCCATAGGAACTCACAGGTCACTAGGTTTGGGTAAGTAAGCGTCAGGGGTCATTTCTGTCCATAGGAACTCACAGGTCACTAGGTTTGGGTAAGTAAGGGTCAGGGGTCATTTCTGTCCATAGGAACTCACAGGTCACTAGGTTTGGGTAAGTAAGGGTCAGGGGTCATTTCTGTCCATAGGAACTCACAAGTCACTAGGTTTGGGTAAGTAAGGGTCAGGGGTCATTTCTGTCCATAGGAACTCACAAGTCACTAGGTTTGGGTAAATAAGGGTCAGGGGTAATTTCTGTCCATAGGAACTCACAAGTCACTAGGTTTGGGTAAGTAAGGGTCAGGGGTCATTTCTGTCCATAGGAACTCACAGGTCACTAGGTTTGGGTAAGTAAGGGTCAGGGGTCATTTCTGTCCATCGGGTTCTATggagattgaatccccgagctgacaaggtctaaaaatctgtcattctgcccctgaacaaggcagtgttCTTatggccatcattgaaaataagaatttgttcttattaactgacttgcctcgttacaTAAAGGTTAAAAAACAGAAGTTAATAACTCAACAGACATTATgaaagcttaaccaagtttaattcttctCAAAAGATAATAAAATGATAATTTCACACAAACACTGATATTTAGCCGTTCCTAAgaggctgagtctcctcctacccatctgtacaaacatCGTTCGTTACTGCTAGACAGGACACTAGTGATTACGGGCCATAAACTTTTATTCCTCCCTTAAGGTGACGGGTCCCTAGATTTGGGTGAGGGTAACTAAAGGTTAGGGTTCATTTCCGTCCATAGGAACTCACGGGTCACTAGATTTGGGTTAGGGTAACTAAAGGTTAGGGTTCATTTCTGTCCATAGGAACTCACAGGTCACTAGGTTTGGGTTTGGGTAACTAAAGGTTAGGGTTCATTTCTGTCCATAGGAACTCACAGGTCACTAGGTTTGGGTAACTAAAGGTTAGGGTTCATTTCTGTCCATAGGAACTCACAGGTCACTAGGTTTGGGTAACTAAAGGTTAGGGTTCATTTCTGTCCATAGGAACTCACAGGTCACTAGGTTTGGGTAAGTAAGGGTCAGGGGTCATTTCTGTCCATAGTAACTCACGGGTCACTAGATTTGGGGATGAGAGCTCCCAGTTCCTTGATGCGATCGTTGATGTTGAACCTCCTCCGTCTCTCAACTAGGAGAAGAACAGTGACATGTCAGCATCATCACCAAGGAGAAGAACCGTGACATGTCAGCATCATCACCAAGGAGAAGAACCGTGACATGTCAGCATCATCACCAAGGAGAAGAACCGTGACATGTCAGCATCATCACCAAGGAGAAGAACCGTGACATGTCAGCATCATCACGAGGTTAAAATGTTAAAAATGTTAGAcgtaataaaatacattttaaaatacattttcattgGCAGTAAAGTATTGGTCTATACTCACTCTGGTTATGATTGTCCTTTTTCTGTCGCTCCTTCATCATAGCTTTAGCCTCCACCACTAGAAGATACATTTAATATTGAAAAGTTAAATGATGAAGACATCTTGAAGCATAAAATACAAAGAgacatttaaaaaattaaaattcATTCATTCGTTACTTTATGCATGTTTAGAACGtttaaaataacaaaaacatgcAAGTCATATAGACACGTAACAGATGGTGTAGTACTGGTGGTATtatatatatactgagtgtacaaaacactaggaacccccccccccacccccctcttccCGGatacacctggtcagtctatggcaATAAAGTTTTAAAAAGGCCCCATCCAAATGAAGAGCCCCTTGGATGAGTGAGGAAACTAATCAATTGGGCTCACGGATTTGAGCAGGCACCGCATCTCattactagaggcgtcact contains these protein-coding regions:
- the tfe3a gene encoding transcription factor E3a isoform X1, with the translated sequence MTSRVLMRQELMRQQARDQERREAQQQVSSAQLHTTDSSPAISMAPEHTEARPPPAQVPVEVLKVQTYLENPTKYHLQASQRQQVKHYLSSTVGNKLTNQTLGASPSPHSGSAPELQPATSSSPSSPLAVLSLSSNKEEMEDVIDGIISFESGLNDEFFQLIDPGLQLANTLPVSVNMLDVFSSGGMAAPNITVSNSCPADLHTVKTELTGTVVEAKAMMKERQKKDNHNQIERRRRFNINDRIKELGALIPKSSDPSPCYGDRETRWNKGTILKASVDYIRRLQKEQQRAKEVETRQRKLEHSNRSLLLRIQELEMQACLHGLSTPASSSQGSSSSHLSLSQSLDPSTGDALSKTLLSLSGGPGLQATSPSFLSPPPSASPVGLMNMASPLGFSELDDPSAAAFHSSLLPDMGLGDILMDHGGIGMSPVWAREPLLSSISPGVSKTSSRRSSFSMEEDL
- the tfe3a gene encoding transcription factor E3a isoform X2; its protein translation is MTSRVLMRQELMRQQARDQERREAQQQVSSAQLHTTDSSPAISMAPEHTEARPPPAQVPVEVLKVQTYLENPTKYHLQASQRQQVKHYLSSTVGNKLTNQTLGASPSPHSGSAPELQPATSSSPSSPLAVLSLSSNKEEMEDVIDGIISFESGLNDEFFQLIDPGLQLANTLPVSVNMLDVFSSGGMAAPNITVSNSCPADLHTVKTELTGTVVEAKAMMKERQKKDNHNQIERRRRFNINDRIKELGALIPKSSDPETRWNKGTILKASVDYIRRLQKEQQRAKEVETRQRKLEHSNRSLLLRIQELEMQACLHGLSTPASSSQGSSSSHLSLSQSLDPSTGDALSKTLLSLSGGPGLQATSPSFLSPPPSASPVGLMNMASPLGFSELDDPSAAAFHSSLLPDMGLGDILMDHGGIGMSPVWAREPLLSSISPGVSKTSSRRSSFSMEEDL